Genomic window (Saccharothrix australiensis):
AGTGGCCGGCGGCGGCGCTGGCGATGGCGCGGGTGCTGCGCACGTCCCGCCCGCTGCGCGTGGAGCTGAACGGCGAGCCGCACCTGGTGTGGATGCTGTTCGTCGGCAACGGGCCGTACCGGCCGAAGGGCTTCGCGCCGACCATGCGCCCGGCGCTGGACGCGGGCCTGCTGGACGTCCGGTACATCCGCGCCGACACCCGGTTCTCCCGCGCCCGGTTCTTCCTCTCGGCGGTGCTGGGCTCCCTGCACCGCAGCCGGACCTACCGGCACCTGGAGACGCGCCGGCTGGACGTGACGGTGCGCGACGCGGCGGTGGCGATCGCGACGGACGGCGAGGTCGGACCGACGGGCACGGCGTTCGAGTTCCGGTCGCGCCCGGCGGCGCTGGCGATCTACCGGCCCTGACGCCGTCATGATCGGCTACTGTTGACCGAGTCAATGATTCTGTTGAAAGGGTCAACCATGACGGTCGCGGAGGTCCGCGCGTTCAACCGCTTCTACACCGGCGTGATCGGCGTGCTCGACAACGCCTACCTCAGCTCGCCGTACTCGCTGACCGAGGTCAGGGTGCTGTTCGAGCTGGTCTCGGGCACGGTCGACGTCAAGGGCGCGCTCGGGCTGGACGCGGGCTACCTCAGCCGCATCCTGGGCCGGTTCGAGCGGGACGGGCTGATCACGCGCACGCCGTCGCCCACCGACGCGCGGCGGCACGTCGTGGCGGTGACCGACGCGGGCCGCGAGGTGTTCGCCGACCTGGACCGTCGGTCCACCGCCGAGGTGGCCGCGCTGCTCGACCGGGTGCCCGAGTCCGACCGGGAGGCGCTGGTCGCGGCGATGGGCCGGGTCCGCCGCATCCTCGGCGGCCTGCCGCGCGCGTACCTCCTGCGGCCCCTCCGACCCGGCGACCTCGGCTGGGTCGTGCACCGGCACGGCGTCCGCTACGCCGAGGAGTACGGCTACGACGACACGTTCGAGGCGCTGGTCGCGCGGGTG
Coding sequences:
- a CDS encoding bifunctional helix-turn-helix transcriptional regulator/GNAT family N-acetyltransferase; this translates as MTVAEVRAFNRFYTGVIGVLDNAYLSSPYSLTEVRVLFELVSGTVDVKGALGLDAGYLSRILGRFERDGLITRTPSPTDARRHVVAVTDAGREVFADLDRRSTAEVAALLDRVPESDREALVAAMGRVRRILGGLPRAYLLRPLRPGDLGWVVHRHGVRYAEEYGYDDTFEALVARVVADYVERHDPAREAAWIAEVDGEPVGSVFCVRADEHTAQLRLLLVEPAARGLGIGKRLVEECVRFATRAGYRRMALETVSEVEAARGIYRRAGFEPVASAPTRKWGRDLVEETWAMALGSTRSDDRVPA